From Oryza sativa Japonica Group chromosome 4, ASM3414082v1, one genomic window encodes:
- the LOC4335815 gene encoding uncharacterized protein, with translation MPSSESDRDDIFFDAFDDVTSTREPSLSDDCSTSDEGLASRRFEYDIWGNEPMSVEERRQRFLKGMGFDEFLATRVDFSQPQGEITTVGPFADLGLEESTTSDISSVNSSVPENESVSDASCCIGDIDSGERYTVQNDGYGELTSMLKDVASHKVVSLLEFDGVPGLSQSVQKLLRKVYSSSMEEKKNVFNKKKGVKSLWKSFMKNRSFGGICKHDVNVKNCTIGIPSRTKVQHRKKKTMEFSAVHLGQEIQAHKGLIKVMKFSPSGWYLATGGEDCIVRIWQIMEVEASSKLHGGDNPQNYDDKITIIKTELGRGKNHALAVVPKKGFRISETPLHEFQGHTDDILDMAWSESDYLLTSSKDKMVRLWKVGCDGCLGLFKHKDYVTCVQFNPIDERYFISGSIDGKVRVWDALDKRVVDWTDTRKIITALSYQPDGKGFIVGTTSGECRFYDQSGENIQLDKELFMQGKKSAVHRVNSLQSRSSDSSRITITSTGSKIRVADGVDIIQKFEGPWNLKALSSPSLTSDGRYLISAGLDSNVYIWNFDIPSVADHKGEAKSVRSCEKFFSKDVTTAVPWPGLHQERQQVKNSSSLTEESVSSPILHRHGERRSPAARCFADGMKGTPTWPEEKLPPAKAADAPRLSDCLSTISPAWNTVIVTASRDGVIRSFHNYGLPVRL, from the exons ATGCCAAGTTCCGAATCAGACAGGGATGATATCTTCTTTGATGCATTTGATGATGTTACTTCAACAAGGGAGCCTTCATTGTCAGATGATTGCAGCACAAGTGACGAAGGATTAGCATCAAGGAGATTTGAGTATGATATTTGGGGAAACGAGCCAATGAGTGTTGAAGAAAGGCGGCAAAGGTTCCTGAAGGGAATGGGGTTTGATGAATTTCTTGCTACCAGAGTGGATTTTTCTCAACCACAGGGAGAAATCACAACTGTTGGTCCTTTCGCTGACTTGGGGTTGGAGGAGAGTACTACCAGTGACATTTCTTCCGTGAATTCATCTGTTCCTGAGAATGAATCAGTTTCTGATGCCTCCTGTTGCATAGGAGATATTGACAGTGGCGAGAGATACACAGTTCAGAATGATGGATACGGCGAATTGACTAGCATGCTTAAGGATGTGGCATCACATAAGGTGGTGTCTCTTCTGGAGTTTGATGGCGTACCAGGCCTTTCTCAATCTGTTCAAAAGTTGTTGCGCAAGGTGTATAGCAGTTCTATGGAAGAGAAAAAGAATGTGTTTAATAAGAAAAAGGGTGTCAAGAGCTTGTGGAAGAGCTTCATGAAAAACAGGAGTTTTGGTGGAATTTGCAAGCACGACGTCAATGTAAAAAACTGCACAATAGGCATACCATCCAGAACAAAAGTTCAACATCGAAAGAAAAAAACTATGGAATTTTCTGCTGTCCATCTGGGTCAAGAAATCCAAGCTCACAAGGGTTTAATTAAAGTCATGAAATTCAGCCCGTCAGGCTGGTATTTGGCAACTGGTGGTGAGGACTGCATTGTACGGATATGGCAGATTATGGAAGTGGAAGCATCTTCGAAGTTGCATGGGGGAGACAACCCTCAGAACTATGATGATAAAATTACAATCATCAAAACGGAACTAGGAAGAGGGAAGAATCATGCCCTTGCAGTAGtgccaaagaagggtttccgcATTTCAGAGACTCCATTACATGAATTCCAAGGCCATACAGATGATATCCTGGATATGGCATGGTCAGAGTCAGAT TATCTCTTGACCTCATCAAAAGATAAGATGGTGCGTTTGTGGAAAGTTGGCTGTGATGGTTGTCTTGGACTGTTTAAACACAAAGACTACG TGACATGTGTTCAATTCAATCCTATCGATGAAAGATACTTCATCAGTGGTTCAATAGATGGAAAAGTTCGTGTTTGGGATGCTTTGGATAAGAGAGTAGTTGACTGGACTGATACACGGAAGATCATAACTGCTCTTAGTTACCAACCGGATGGAAAG GGCTTTATTGTTGGCACTACTTCTGGAGAATGCCGCTTTTACGATCAATCAG GTGAAAACATCCAACTAGACAAAGAATTGTTTATGCAAGGGAAGAAGTCTGCTGTCCATCGGGTCAACAGTCTGCAG TCACGTTCAAGTGATTCCTCTAGGATTACAATAACATCAACGGGTTCCAAAATTCGAGTTGCCGATGGTGTTGATATCATTCAAAAGTTTGAAG GGCCTTGGAATTTGAAGGCTCTTTCTTCACCATCTTTAACATCAGATGGAAGATATCTCATATCTGCCGGATTGGATTCCAATGTCTACATCTGGAACTTTGACATTCCAAGTGTCGCCGATCATAAAGGCGAAGCTAAATCGGTTCGCTCCTGTGAGAAATTCTTCTCCAAGGACGTGACAACCGCGGTACCATGGCCCGGGCTGCATCAAGAAAGACAGCAGGTGAAGAATTCTTCCAGCCTGACTGAAGAATCCGTCAGTTCACCCATTTTGCACCGCCACGGGGAACGCCGTTCCCCCGCAGCGCGGTGTTTCGCTGACGGCATGAAGGGTACTCCGACATGGCCGGAGGAGAAGCTTCCACCTGCAAAAGCCGCTGATGCCCCACGACTGTCTGACTGTCTCTCCACGATCTCGCCTGCTTGGAACACGGTGATCGTGACTGCAAGTCGAGACGGTGTGATCAGGTCTTTCCACAACTACGGCTTGCCTGTGAGATTGTGA
- the LOC9266346 gene encoding uncharacterized protein, whose translation MTILAYEYVQQHVVLAAVSFHFTCAYITIPLKPRNPLRANSNPRQSHPPMKKQAAAARCNALFVDRFEKIMMYPLVASLEYIFCFGGWTASCVVFFHLIVSFYGTEMTENLCSCDGMTAEEAAAMRGVEACMLLSCAAQMAAAAAAMALTTATATWGRRSRRARAVRRASASVALAVAGLTLWLWCVYLRFLPGLRCFRCFGVLRRVAVAAVALGFATPVFAFVALGSHAVVRGDEAEWDE comes from the exons atgaCCATCCTGGCATATGAGTATGTGCAGCAACACGTTGTGCTGGCAGCCGTTTCATTTCATTTCACATGTGCCTATATCACTATCCCCTTGAAGCCCAGAAATCCATTGCGTGCCAACTCAAATCCTAGGCAGTCTCATCCTCCCATGAAGAAGCAAGCTGCAGCTGCACGATGCAACGCCCTTTTTGTTGACAGATTTGAGA AGATAATGATGTATCCCCTGGTTGCGTCGTTGGAATACATTTTTTGTTTCGGGGGCTGGACTGCATCATGCGTGGTGTTCTTCCACTTGATCGTGTCATTTTACGGCACAGAAATGACGGAAAACCTG TGTTCTTGCGATGGGATGacggccgaggaggccgccgccatgCGCGGCGTCGAGGCGTGCATGCTGCTGAGCTGCGCGGCGCagatggccgcggcggcggcggccatggcactgacgacggcgacggcgacgtgggggcggcggtcacggcgcgcgcgcgccgtccgccgcgcgtcggcgtcggtggcACTGGCGGTGGCCGGCCTCACCCTGTGGCTGTGGTGCGTCTACCTCCGGTTCCTGCCGGGGCTCCGGTGCTTCCGCTGCTTCGGCGTGCTCAGgagggtcgccgtcgccgccgtggccctGGGATTCGCCACGCCGGTGTTCGCCTTCGTCGCGCTGGGCTCGCACGCCGTCGTCCGCGGAGACGAAGCCGAGTGGGACGAGTGA
- the LOC4335816 gene encoding succinate dehydrogenase subunit 5, mitochondrial: MAAALRSSCAAARRLLRISPAALSTLTAASSRPAAVAPLARPIAAAAVSGGNNAFSWNLRRLFSSNEKHLPAISDPEVESAFKDLMAASWTGLPDSLVIEAKKAASKATDDKAGKEALLNVFRAAEACEEFGGVLVTLRMALDDLCGITGENVGPLPGYIEDAVKSAYKRYMKYLESFGPEENYLRKKVENELGTKMIHLKMRCSGVGSEWGKITLIGTSGISGSYVELRA, from the exons atggccgccgccctccgctcctcctgcgccgccgcgcgccgtctgcTCCGGATCTCCCCGGCCGCGCTGTCCAccctcaccgccgcctcctcccgccccgCCGCGGTGGCGCCCCTCGCGCgcccgatcgccgccgccgccgtctcag GTGGCAACAATGCCTTTTCATGGAACTTGAGGCGCTTGTTCAGCTCAAATGAAAAGCATCTGCCGGCGATATCTGACCCAGAAGTTGAATCTGCGTTTAAGGATTTGATGGCTGCTAGCTGGACTGGACTTCCAGATTCTCTTGTAATTGAAGCAAAGAAAGCTGCATCCAAAGCTACGGATGATAAGGCTGGGAAAGAGGCTTTGCTAAATGTATTTCGTGCAGCTGAGGCATGTGAAGAATTTGGTGGAGTTCTAGTCACCCTAAGAATGGCTCTAGATGATCTTTGTGGTATAACTGGTGAG AATGTGGGCCCCTTGCCTGGTTATATAGAAGATGCTGTTAAATCTGCATATAAGCGTTACATGAAATATCTGGAATCATTTGGCCCGGAGGAAAATTATCTACGTAAGAAAGTGGAGAATGAGTTGGGGACTAAAATGATACACCTGAAAATGCGGTGCAGTGGTGTAGGGTCCGAGTGGGGAAAG ATCACCCTGATTGGCACCTCAGGCATCTCAGGATCCTATGTCGAGCTAAGGGCATGA